The following DNA comes from Spirochaetaceae bacterium.
GGCGCTCGCCCATCGGATACCGCCTGCCAGTCACCGCAAGTCGGCCGGCAGGATCGGGTAGCGGCGCTCGCCCATCGGAAACTGCTTGCCGCCGTTGTAGTAGGACAGCACCTTGTCGACGTCGCCGAGCTTCCTGATCTCGGCGATGAAGTCGTCCCACTCGGACAGGTCGCGGTCGCCGGTGATGAACTTGATGCGCTCCTCCTCGACGAAGGTGTTGACCGGCGTCATGATCTTGCTGATCTCGTCGTTCTGCTCACCGGTCATCACCGGCCGCGGCCAGTTCACCAGCGGGATCATCTCGCCCGCCTGCAGCCGCTTGATATCCGCCGCCATTGCCGCGCGCCCCACGTCGCCCTTCTTGGTCTTGGCGAACCAGGTAACGGCGCGGTCGCTGTAGTGGATATAGCGCGGATCGTGGAAGTTTCCGACTCCCAGCTCGCGCAGCCCGGCAGTGTTGTTGGCGAACTCCGGCAGGGTCTCGTAGCCGCCGTCGTCGGTACGCCGGAACGTCAGCCCCTCGATGCCCCACTCGAACAGCTCGTAGGATTTTTCCGACATGACGTTGTCGATGTACGCGGCCAGCAACTCGGGGTTCTTCACCTTGGAGCTGGCCATGTAGCCCCAGTAGGGGATGGTGTCGTGCGCCACGGTGATCCAGTAGTAGGTGTCGCCGTCGAAGCTTGGCGGCTTCATCCCCTGGAAGCCCTCCGGAGGCCGCTTGCCGGCTTCATAGTCCCAGATGCCGGTGGTCTGGCCGTAGTAGATGTAGGTAAAGGCGTAGTTGCCCTGTTCCTGCAACTCGGCTACCCGATCGGAGGTAATCGACTCGCCGATCGTATCCGCGTTGAACGCGCCGGCCGCATACGCCTCGTGCACGAATTCTATCAGTGTCCGGTAATTGGGTTGAAACGGCCCAAATACCCACTGCCCCGTACTCTGGTCGTACTCGACGCCACGGATCTTCACATCCATCGGACGCGCAAAGGCGTGCAGGAAGTAGCTCAGCCCCCACTGGGTGAGAAACGCGTCGACATCCGGCAGCTCGGCCTTGATCTGCTTGATCTGCTCCAGCCACTCCGCCATGGTCTCCGGCGGGCCGTCGATGCCGGCCTGCGCGAGGATGTTGGCGTTGTAGAAGTAGCCTTCCCCGATGTACTCGGCGTTGGCGATGTCGTTGATGGCGAAGCGTTCGCCCTTGTCGGTCAACACGTTGTTGACGTGCGGAAACTCGGCGGCCCAGCGCTGCATGTTGGGCATGTACTCCTTGTACTTGTCCCAATCGAGGAAGATCCCCACCGGCCCGTAGGTGGCGGCCTTGGGCACCGATTCCCGCGCCCACACGATGTCGGGCATGTCGCCCGATTGCAGGTACAGGTTGAGCTTGGTGTCGTAGTCGTTCCACGGCACCGTGTTCCACTCGATCCTCACGTTGCCGGTGGTCTCGCGGTACGCCTGCACCACCGGGGCCTCCGGATCCTCCTGGATGCCGAGATCGGCGCCGAAGCCGTCGTAGACGACCTCCGCCCCGGTCCACGGCAGTATGGCACCCGGCGCCATGTCGGCGGCGGCGGCGGCCTCGCCCTCGCCGGTCGCAAACAGCGGCCCGGCCGACAGCAGCAACGCCGTCGTCAACGATAATGTAAGTCTGGACATATTGTCCTCCTTAATGAATCTGGTAAGACGCCAACGGCGTCCTGAAGTGTTCCGGCGCGAGCGGCAGTCATGCCTTGATCGCCCCGATCATCATACCCTTGGTGAAGTATTTCTGCAGGAACGGATAGACGCACAGGATCGGCGCAATGGTAATGATCACGGCGGCGCCCTTTACCGTACGCGAGCTGATGTTCTTGATGACCTCGAGGATGGTGCTGTTCTCGACGTCGCGGAAGTCGAGCAGCACCAGAATGCGCCTCAGGAAGAGCTGAATCGGCTGCTTGTCCTGGTCGCGCAGAAAAATCAGCGACCAGAAGAAGTCGTTCCAGAACATCACCGCGGTGTAGAGCGCGAACGTCGCCAACAATGGCTTCGAGAGCGGCATGATGATGCGCCACAGCACGGTGAAGTGGCCGGCCCCGTCGATGCTTGCCGACTCGCGCAGCGAGGCCGGTATGTTGGCGAAGAAGGTGCGGAAGATCATTACGTTGAACGCCGAGATGGCGGGCGGCAGCACCAGCGCCCACATGGTGTCGACCAGCCCCAGTCTGAGCACGACGAGGTAGGTCGGTACCAGGCCGCCGGAAAAGAACAGCGAAATCACGAGCAGAATGGAGACCAGCTTGCCGCCGCGAAAGTCGCGGAAGGTGAGCGGATAAGCCATCATCGAAGTGCTGATCAACATGATCAGCGTGCCGGTGCCGGCATAGTTGATAGTGTTCAGATAGAAACGCAGTATTCTGTCGTCCGAGAGCAGCAGACGATACGCGTTCAGCGAGTATCCAACCGGCCAGATGCCGACGGTGGCGTTGCCGAGCTGGTCGGCGTCGCTGAACGACAACGCCAGCGTCATCACCACGGGGTACAGGAAACAGGCGCTCATCACTACCAGGAGGGCGTAGTTGAACAGGTCGAAGGCGTTGGCTTTGCGCTCTATCCACATGCTGAAACAGCTCGCCTCACCACAGCGAAGTCTCGTTCACG
Coding sequences within:
- a CDS encoding extracellular solute-binding protein, which gives rise to MSRLTLSLTTALLLSAGPLFATGEGEAAAAADMAPGAILPWTGAEVVYDGFGADLGIQEDPEAPVVQAYRETTGNVRIEWNTVPWNDYDTKLNLYLQSGDMPDIVWARESVPKAATYGPVGIFLDWDKYKEYMPNMQRWAAEFPHVNNVLTDKGERFAINDIANAEYIGEGYFYNANILAQAGIDGPPETMAEWLEQIKQIKAELPDVDAFLTQWGLSYFLHAFARPMDVKIRGVEYDQSTGQWVFGPFQPNYRTLIEFVHEAYAAGAFNADTIGESITSDRVAELQEQGNYAFTYIYYGQTTGIWDYEAGKRPPEGFQGMKPPSFDGDTYYWITVAHDTIPYWGYMASSKVKNPELLAAYIDNVMSEKSYELFEWGIEGLTFRRTDDGGYETLPEFANNTAGLRELGVGNFHDPRYIHYSDRAVTWFAKTKKGDVGRAAMAADIKRLQAGEMIPLVNWPRPVMTGEQNDEISKIMTPVNTFVEEERIKFITGDRDLSEWDDFIAEIRKLGDVDKVLSYYNGGKQFPMGERRYPILPADLR
- a CDS encoding carbohydrate ABC transporter permease, which produces MWIERKANAFDLFNYALLVVMSACFLYPVVMTLALSFSDADQLGNATVGIWPVGYSLNAYRLLLSDDRILRFYLNTINYAGTGTLIMLISTSMMAYPLTFRDFRGGKLVSILLVISLFFSGGLVPTYLVVLRLGLVDTMWALVLPPAISAFNVMIFRTFFANIPASLRESASIDGAGHFTVLWRIIMPLSKPLLATFALYTAVMFWNDFFWSLIFLRDQDKQPIQLFLRRILVLLDFRDVENSTILEVIKNISSRTVKGAAVIITIAPILCVYPFLQKYFTKGMMIGAIKA